The following are from one region of the Streptomyces fradiae genome:
- a CDS encoding serine hydrolase domain-containing protein, with product MNTTLAVPRIERLLQDGVRAQVFPGAVWAVGDAGGAVAGGGVGALAPGGEPAGADALFDLASLTKIIAVWPVVGTLVENGKLPLDIPLGDFWPEAAGHPLGDVTPLQLLTHTAGLPLRANLRALYGSDPQDVRDGVVRERLRRRPGEAVEYTDRAALALGYLAEFLTGGRPLRELAATRVWQPLGMTETRYGPLPPELVARAAPTEYDEETGTHLRGTVHDFSTRLLGGACGIAGTFATAGDLGRFLRQVLDPVRPPFGAEWTAASLRVRTGELAPPRGLFWHLAPGTTARDDIWAHYGFTGTGMWVSPARGRWAVLLTNKLYFTRATGPITRVRDAFRATAFP from the coding sequence ATGAACACGACCCTCGCCGTTCCCCGCATCGAACGGCTCCTTCAGGACGGGGTCCGCGCCCAGGTGTTCCCGGGGGCCGTGTGGGCGGTCGGGGACGCCGGCGGCGCGGTGGCGGGCGGGGGCGTCGGGGCGCTCGCACCCGGGGGCGAACCGGCGGGCGCCGACGCGCTGTTCGACCTCGCGAGCCTCACCAAGATCATCGCCGTGTGGCCGGTCGTCGGCACCCTGGTGGAGAACGGCAAGCTGCCTCTCGACATACCGCTGGGCGACTTCTGGCCGGAGGCGGCCGGGCATCCGCTGGGCGACGTCACGCCGTTGCAACTGCTCACCCACACCGCCGGGCTGCCGCTGCGCGCCAACCTCCGCGCGCTGTACGGCTCGGACCCGCAGGACGTACGGGACGGGGTCGTCCGGGAGCGGTTGCGGCGGCGGCCCGGCGAGGCGGTGGAGTACACCGACCGGGCGGCGCTGGCGCTCGGCTATCTCGCCGAGTTCCTGACCGGCGGCCGGCCGCTGCGCGAACTGGCCGCGACCCGGGTGTGGCAGCCGCTCGGGATGACGGAGACCCGGTACGGGCCGCTGCCGCCTGAGCTCGTCGCACGGGCCGCGCCGACCGAGTACGACGAGGAGACCGGCACCCATCTGCGGGGCACCGTCCACGACTTCTCGACCCGGCTGCTCGGCGGGGCGTGCGGGATCGCGGGGACCTTCGCCACCGCCGGGGACCTGGGGCGCTTCCTGCGGCAGGTGCTCGATCCCGTACGGCCGCCGTTCGGGGCGGAGTGGACGGCGGCGTCGCTGCGCGTGCGGACCGGCGAACTCGCCCCGCCCCGCGGCCTGTTCTGGCATCTCGCGCCGGGCACGACGGCCCGCGACGACATCTGGGCGCACTACGGCTTCACCGGCACCGGGATGTGGGTGAGCCCGGCGCGCGGGCGGTGGGCCGTCCTGCTCACCAACAAGCTGTACTTCACGCGCGCGACGGGCCCGATCACCCGGGTCCGGGACGCCTTCCGCGCGACCGCCTTCCCGTGA
- a CDS encoding NADPH-dependent FMN reductase has protein sequence MSTTSVENAGVENTGQNTGATAPLRVAVLVGSVREGRQGPAVTDWFTRVAAAHGGLELDVIDLAEVDLPLVMPGWGGEVDPRAVAALAEVSPRLAAADAFVVVTPEYNHSFPAVLKNLIDWHRTEWYAKPVGFVSYGGLGGGLRAVEQLRLVFAELHATTVRDSVSLHGPWSGLGEDGQPLDRTVAEGAAKGMLGQLTWWGRALRTARADLPYQG, from the coding sequence ATGTCCACGACCAGTGTTGAGAACGCGGGCGTCGAGAACACCGGCCAGAACACCGGCGCGACGGCTCCGCTGCGCGTCGCCGTCCTCGTCGGCAGCGTCCGCGAGGGGCGCCAGGGCCCCGCCGTCACCGACTGGTTCACCCGCGTCGCCGCCGCGCACGGGGGCCTGGAGCTCGATGTGATCGACCTCGCCGAGGTCGATCTGCCGCTGGTCATGCCCGGCTGGGGCGGGGAGGTCGACCCGCGCGCCGTCGCCGCGCTCGCCGAGGTCTCACCGCGGCTCGCCGCCGCCGACGCCTTCGTGGTCGTGACCCCCGAGTACAACCACAGCTTCCCGGCCGTCCTGAAGAACCTCATCGACTGGCACCGCACCGAGTGGTACGCCAAGCCGGTCGGCTTCGTCTCGTACGGCGGCCTCGGCGGCGGCCTGCGCGCGGTCGAGCAGCTCCGGCTGGTCTTCGCCGAGCTGCACGCCACCACCGTGCGCGACTCGGTCAGCCTGCACGGCCCCTGGTCCGGCCTCGGCGAGGACGGGCAGCCGCTCGACCGCACCGTCGCCGAGGGCGCCGCCAAGGGCATGCTGGGCCAGCTCACCTGGTGGGGCCGCGCGCTGCGCACCGCCCGGGCCGACCTCCCGTACCAGGGCTGA
- a CDS encoding ArsR/SmtB family transcription factor, with translation MASRDGDPEPADPKGAHPRTHEHTPGVRELDAAARVFGLLSDPTRLHLVWLLSRAESDVSALAESVAAARPAVSQHLAKLRLGGLVESRKEGRRVVYSLPDGHMKRLVVEAISHADHQVTGEPWHD, from the coding sequence ATGGCCTCACGTGACGGCGACCCCGAACCGGCAGACCCGAAGGGCGCCCACCCGCGCACCCATGAGCACACCCCCGGCGTCCGCGAGCTCGACGCCGCCGCCCGGGTCTTCGGGCTGCTCTCCGACCCCACCCGGCTGCATCTGGTGTGGCTGCTCTCGCGCGCCGAGTCCGATGTCAGCGCGCTCGCCGAGAGCGTCGCCGCCGCCCGCCCCGCCGTCAGCCAGCACTTGGCCAAGCTGCGCCTCGGCGGTCTGGTGGAGTCCCGCAAGGAGGGCCGGCGGGTGGTCTACTCGCTGCCCGACGGGCACATGAAGCGCCTGGTCGTCGAGGCCATCAGCCATGCCGACCACCAGGTGACGGGCGAGCCCTGGCACGACTGA
- a CDS encoding TetR/AcrR family transcriptional regulator C-terminal domain-containing protein, with product MSSSNDAWMERAKREVPPRKLEKQLAIVRAACGVFGREGYARASVDAIAAAADVSTRTLYNHFPGGKALLFRTVVTWTANEVRDAQLARLHALLDPARPPHPDDLERDLVALAHAFTDLIGEYQDHFALVRHIHADAGHMPEEVMTAWREAGPLPVARAFTAALAALEDAGLLDLHGDAALAAVHFPALTSAAVLQRSVYGLLPLPQDETDRLLRGGVGAFLRAYRAAEGA from the coding sequence ATGAGCAGCAGCAACGACGCCTGGATGGAGCGCGCCAAGCGCGAGGTCCCGCCCCGCAAGCTGGAGAAACAGCTCGCCATCGTCCGCGCGGCCTGCGGGGTCTTCGGCCGCGAGGGCTACGCGCGGGCCTCGGTCGACGCCATCGCCGCCGCCGCGGACGTGTCGACGCGCACGCTCTACAACCACTTCCCGGGCGGCAAGGCCCTGCTGTTCCGCACCGTCGTCACCTGGACGGCCAACGAGGTGCGGGACGCCCAGCTCGCCCGCCTCCACGCGCTCCTCGACCCCGCGCGCCCGCCCCACCCCGACGACCTCGAACGGGACCTGGTCGCCCTCGCCCACGCGTTCACCGACCTCATCGGCGAGTACCAGGACCACTTCGCCCTCGTCCGGCACATCCACGCCGATGCCGGGCACATGCCCGAGGAGGTCATGACCGCCTGGCGGGAGGCCGGCCCGCTCCCCGTCGCCCGTGCCTTCACCGCCGCCCTCGCCGCCCTGGAGGACGCCGGGCTGCTCGACCTGCACGGCGACGCCGCCCTCGCCGCCGTCCACTTCCCGGCCCTCACCTCGGCCGCCGTCCTCCAGCGCTCCGTCTACGGCCTGCTGCCGCTCCCGCAGGACGAGACCGACCGGCTTCTGCGCGGCGGCGTCGGCGCCTTCCTGCGCGCCTACCGCGCTGCGGAGGGTGCGTAG